A single window of Cataglyphis hispanica isolate Lineage 1 chromosome 2, ULB_Chis1_1.0, whole genome shotgun sequence DNA harbors:
- the LOC126855791 gene encoding uncharacterized protein LOC126855791 isoform X1, which produces MPLMLKMIDLFGSIRSLFKVHRIAEDSMIFRLHYRATVAVLLAGCLTLACKSLSGSPIHCEASGSVDKTVLETFCWLHTTYSMVRAFNLSMGQAVPYPGVSNSKGDGVHGHAPHPLVKQHKYYQWVIFFLLLQAILFYTPRWLWKGWEGGKIHALMMDLDIGLCSEVEKKQKKKMLLDYLWENLRFHNWWAYRYYLCEVLALLNVIDVSDESLLRRRLLDLRHRRTQIPRIRSRRPSGPDDLRLSTYDQMHFLQVRRQRGGREARRRLYTASKRRQREDLCFSLVLVPFPRRAQFLYSFVQDHNNIFAAHEGLPVANEISFGTEGRCGDDSASQQGRRLVSPLHARREFGHRDIQRCDARFGEQTRLEASAWRTGSEGRATRSLIEVASEGRHARFAVVVVVVVAIPSSSIVRIARFSTHPREMQGARSQPELERTTDGRTLLEDPRRWIRSREDVSRLSFPPAVAHRTRSDATAIAPDERRCRLLPLPYSHPPFILNPFIILVYTRG; this is translated from the exons ATGCCACTGATGCTTAAAATGATCGATCTATTTGGCTCGATTCGATCGCTCTTCAAGGTACACAGAATCGCCGAGGACTCGATGATATTCCGGCTTCATTATCGCGCCACGGTGGCGGTGCTTCTCGCCGGGTGTCTCACCCTCGCCTGCAAGAGTCTCTCCGGCTCGCCGATTCATTGCGAAGCGAGCGGCTCCGTGGACAAGACCGTGCTGGAGACCTTCTGTTGGCTTCATACCACGTATAGCATGGTGCGCGCGTTCAACTTGAGCATGGGACAGGCCGTGCCTTATCCCGGAGTGTCCAACAGCAAAGGCGACGGGGTGCACGGCCATGCGCCCCACCCGCTGGTTAAGCAGCACAAATACTATCAGTGGGTTATCTTCTTCTTGCTACTGCAA GCGATCCTCTTTTACACACCGCGTTGGCTCTGGAAGGGATGGGAGGGTGGTAAGATTCATGCCCTTATGATGGATCTCGATATCGGGCTATGCTCCGAGGTGgagaaaaagcaaaagaaGAAGATGCTGCTCGACTACCTTTGGGAGAACCTACGCTTTCACAATTGGTGGGCTTACAGGTACTACCTATGCGAGGTCCTCGCGCTGCTGAACGTCATCG ATGTTTCTGATGAATCGCTTCTTCGACGGCGCCTTCTTGACCTTCGGCATCGACGTACTCAAATTCCTCGAATCCGATCAAGAAGACCGAGTGGACCCGATGATTTACGTCTTTCCACGTATGACCAAATGCACTTTCTACAAGTACGGCGTCAGCGGGGAGGTCGAGAGGCACGACGCCGTTTGTATACTGCCTCTAAACGTCGTCAACGAGAAGATCTATGTTTTTCTCTGGTTCTGGTTCCTTTTCCTCGGCGTGCTCAGTTTCTTTACAGTTTTGTACAGG atcataataatattttcgccGCGCACGAGGGTCTACCTGTTGCGAATGAGATTTCGTTTGGTACGGAGGGACGCTGTGGAGACGATAGTGCGTCGCAGCAAGGTAGGCGATTGGTTTCTCCTCTACATGCTAGGCGAGAATTTGGACACCGTGATATACAGAGATGTGATGCACGATTTGGCGAACAAACTCGCCTCGAGGCATCAGCATGGCGTACCGGGAGTGAAGGGCGAGCTACAAGAAGCCTGATCGAG GTTGCCTCGGAGGGTCGGCACGCTCGattcgccgtcgtcgtcgtcgtcgtcgtcgcgatcCCGTCCTCCTCGATCGTCCGCATCGCGCGATTCTCGACGCATCCGAGGGAGATGCAAGGCGCGCGATCGCAACCGGAACTTGAAAGGACGACGGATGGACGGACCTTGCTCGAGGATCCGCGGCGGTGGATCCGGTCTCGCGAAGATGTCTCGCGCCTATCCTTTCCGCCAGCTGTTGCTCATCGAACTCGAAGCGATGCGACAGCGATAGCGCCGGACGAACGGAGATGCCGTCTCCTTCCTCTCCCTTATTCCCACCCCCCTTTTATTCTCAACCCCTTCATTATCCTCGTGTATACACGAGGATGA
- the LOC126855791 gene encoding innexin shaking-B isoform X3, with the protein MPLMLKMIDLFGSIRSLFKVHRIAEDSMIFRLHYRATVAVLLAGCLTLACKSLSGSPIHCEASGSVDKTVLETFCWLHTTYSMVRAFNLSMGQAVPYPGVSNSKGDGVHGHAPHPLVKQHKYYQWVIFFLLLQAILFYTPRWLWKGWEGGKIHALMMDLDIGLCSEVEKKQKKKMLLDYLWENLRFHNWWAYRYYLCEVLALLNVIGQMFLMNRFFDGAFLTFGIDVLKFLESDQEDRVDPMIYVFPRMTKCTFYKYGVSGEVERHDAVCILPLNVVNEKIYVFLWFWFLFLGVLSFFTVLYRIIIIFSPRTRVYLLRMRFRLVRRDAVETIVRRSKVGDWFLLYMLGENLDTVIYRDVMHDLANKLASRHQHGVPGVKGELQEA; encoded by the exons ATGCCACTGATGCTTAAAATGATCGATCTATTTGGCTCGATTCGATCGCTCTTCAAGGTACACAGAATCGCCGAGGACTCGATGATATTCCGGCTTCATTATCGCGCCACGGTGGCGGTGCTTCTCGCCGGGTGTCTCACCCTCGCCTGCAAGAGTCTCTCCGGCTCGCCGATTCATTGCGAAGCGAGCGGCTCCGTGGACAAGACCGTGCTGGAGACCTTCTGTTGGCTTCATACCACGTATAGCATGGTGCGCGCGTTCAACTTGAGCATGGGACAGGCCGTGCCTTATCCCGGAGTGTCCAACAGCAAAGGCGACGGGGTGCACGGCCATGCGCCCCACCCGCTGGTTAAGCAGCACAAATACTATCAGTGGGTTATCTTCTTCTTGCTACTGCAA GCGATCCTCTTTTACACACCGCGTTGGCTCTGGAAGGGATGGGAGGGTGGTAAGATTCATGCCCTTATGATGGATCTCGATATCGGGCTATGCTCCGAGGTGgagaaaaagcaaaagaaGAAGATGCTGCTCGACTACCTTTGGGAGAACCTACGCTTTCACAATTGGTGGGCTTACAGGTACTACCTATGCGAGGTCCTCGCGCTGCTGAACGTCATCG GTCAGATGTTTCTGATGAATCGCTTCTTCGACGGCGCCTTCTTGACCTTCGGCATCGACGTACTCAAATTCCTCGAATCCGATCAAGAAGACCGAGTGGACCCGATGATTTACGTCTTTCCACGTATGACCAAATGCACTTTCTACAAGTACGGCGTCAGCGGGGAGGTCGAGAGGCACGACGCCGTTTGTATACTGCCTCTAAACGTCGTCAACGAGAAGATCTATGTTTTTCTCTGGTTCTGGTTCCTTTTCCTCGGCGTGCTCAGTTTCTTTACAGTTTTGTACAGG atcataataatattttcgccGCGCACGAGGGTCTACCTGTTGCGAATGAGATTTCGTTTGGTACGGAGGGACGCTGTGGAGACGATAGTGCGTCGCAGCAAGGTAGGCGATTGGTTTCTCCTCTACATGCTAGGCGAGAATTTGGACACCGTGATATACAGAGATGTGATGCACGATTTGGCGAACAAACTCGCCTCGAGGCATCAGCATGGCGTACCGGGAGTGAAGGGCGAGCTACAAGAAGCCTGA